The following are encoded together in the Halomonas halophila genome:
- a CDS encoding amino acid ABC transporter permease, translating into MAEMATRIEMIEARRPPDLRRGVMGWLRANLFNGPLNSVITLCVLAVLGWGLWPLVQWALIDADWLGSTREACSGEGACWVFISARYETIVYGFYPEAARWRVDTVFMMLGLLIAWLAIPRLPAKRWVGLFALVGFPAVAYVLLLGGHFGLMAVPTREWGGLMLTLTVAVVGIVGSLPLGVVLALGRRSQMPLVRGVCVVFIEFWRGVPLITVLFMASVMLPLFVPSEVEFDKLLRALIGIMFFWSAYMAEVVRGGLQAIPKGQEEAAKALGMGYWRRMGLIVLPQALKLVIPGIVNTFIALFKDTSLVLIIGLFDLLAIIRSGLTDSNWLGFATEGYVFAALMFWIFCFSMSRYSQYIERRLHTGHKS; encoded by the coding sequence ATGGCCGAGATGGCGACACGAATCGAGATGATCGAGGCGCGCCGGCCGCCGGACCTGCGCCGCGGTGTGATGGGCTGGCTGCGCGCCAACCTCTTCAACGGGCCGCTCAACAGCGTCATCACCCTGTGCGTGCTGGCGGTGCTGGGCTGGGGGCTGTGGCCGCTGGTGCAGTGGGCGCTGATCGACGCCGACTGGCTGGGCTCGACCCGCGAGGCCTGCAGCGGCGAGGGCGCCTGCTGGGTGTTCATCAGCGCCCGCTACGAGACCATCGTCTACGGCTTCTATCCCGAGGCCGCTCGCTGGCGGGTCGATACGGTGTTCATGATGCTGGGGCTGCTGATCGCCTGGCTGGCGATTCCCCGGCTGCCGGCCAAGCGCTGGGTGGGTCTGTTCGCCCTGGTCGGCTTCCCGGCGGTGGCCTACGTGCTGCTGCTCGGCGGCCACTTCGGGCTGATGGCGGTGCCGACCCGCGAATGGGGCGGGCTGATGCTGACCCTGACGGTGGCCGTCGTGGGCATCGTCGGCTCGCTGCCGCTGGGCGTGGTGCTGGCGCTGGGGCGTCGCTCGCAGATGCCGTTGGTGCGCGGCGTGTGCGTGGTGTTCATCGAGTTCTGGCGCGGCGTGCCGCTGATCACGGTGCTGTTCATGGCCTCGGTGATGCTGCCGTTGTTCGTGCCCAGCGAGGTGGAGTTCGACAAGCTGCTGCGGGCGCTGATCGGCATCATGTTCTTCTGGAGCGCCTACATGGCCGAGGTGGTGCGCGGCGGCCTGCAGGCCATTCCCAAGGGACAGGAGGAGGCCGCCAAGGCGCTGGGCATGGGCTACTGGCGACGCATGGGGCTGATCGTGCTGCCCCAGGCGCTGAAGCTGGTGATCCCCGGCATCGTCAACACCTTCATCGCGCTGTTCAAGGACACTTCACTGGTGCTGATCATCGGCCTGTTCGATCTGCTGGCGATCATCCGCTCGGGGCTCACCGACAGCAACTGGCTGGGCTTCGCCACCGAGGGCTACGTGTTCGCGGCGCTGATGTTCTGGATCTTCTGCTTCAGCATGTCGCGCTACAGCCAGTACATCGAGCGGCGCCTGCATACCGGCCACAAGAGCTGA
- a CDS encoding carboxymuconolactone decarboxylase family protein, translated as MPRQELPAGAGRVAERHPEVWRAYAALGKACAESGPLDARTRRLVKLALAVGAGSEGAVHSHVRRALAEGESSAALEQVALLGVPTLGLPASVAALTWIGDIIDDDD; from the coding sequence ATGCCGAGACAGGAACTTCCCGCCGGTGCCGGCCGGGTCGCCGAACGTCACCCGGAGGTATGGCGCGCCTATGCGGCGCTGGGCAAGGCCTGTGCCGAGAGCGGGCCGCTGGATGCCCGCACTCGCCGTCTGGTCAAGCTGGCCCTGGCGGTGGGCGCCGGCTCCGAGGGCGCCGTGCATTCCCATGTCCGTCGTGCCCTGGCCGAGGGCGAGTCGTCGGCGGCGCTGGAGCAGGTCGCGCTGCTGGGCGTTCCGACCCTGGGGCTGCCGGCCAGCGTCGCGGCCCTGACCTGGATCGGCGACATCATCGATGACGACGACTGA
- a CDS encoding amino acid ABC transporter permease yields the protein MLRSSSSERGPLWRDPAVRALVIQALLLLGLAALIVMLVTNTLANLEARGITTGLGFLQERAGFSIPQTLIAYSGDSTYGRTFVVGLLNTLLVSGLGIVAATVIGFAVGIARLSSNWLLARLAAAYVEIFRNIPLLVQILFWYFAVLQALPSPRQSLSLFEALFLNVRGLVMPAPVAQPGFDATLWALALAVAAVVGLSLYARRLQTRTGKALPVYRLGALILLGLPLAVFLVTGRPLAWDVPALAGFNFSGGVTIIPELMALWLALSIYTASFIAEIVRSGIQSVPSGQVEAARAISLPGNITLRKIVIPQAMRVIVPQLTSQYLNLIKNSSLATAIGYPDLVAVFAGTTLNQTGQAIEIIAMTMAVYLLISLVVSALMNLYNARTLMKER from the coding sequence ATGCTGCGTTCTTCGTCTTCCGAGCGGGGGCCGCTGTGGCGCGACCCCGCCGTGCGCGCGCTGGTGATCCAGGCCCTGCTGCTGCTGGGGCTGGCGGCGCTGATCGTGATGCTGGTGACCAACACCCTGGCCAACCTCGAGGCCCGGGGCATCACCACCGGCCTGGGCTTCCTCCAGGAGCGGGCCGGCTTCTCCATTCCCCAGACGCTGATCGCCTACAGCGGCGACAGCACCTACGGCCGCACCTTCGTGGTGGGGCTGCTCAACACCTTGCTGGTGTCCGGCCTCGGCATTGTCGCGGCCACGGTCATCGGCTTCGCGGTGGGCATCGCCCGGCTCTCGAGCAACTGGCTGCTGGCCCGGTTGGCCGCCGCCTACGTCGAGATCTTCCGCAACATTCCACTGCTGGTGCAGATCCTGTTCTGGTACTTCGCCGTGCTCCAGGCGCTGCCCAGCCCGCGCCAGAGCCTGTCGCTGTTCGAGGCGCTGTTCCTCAACGTGCGCGGCCTGGTGATGCCGGCCCCTGTGGCCCAGCCGGGCTTTGATGCCACCCTCTGGGCGCTGGCCCTGGCGGTGGCCGCGGTGGTGGGGCTTTCGCTCTACGCGCGGCGGCTGCAGACCCGCACCGGCAAGGCACTGCCGGTCTACCGGCTCGGCGCGCTGATCCTGCTCGGCCTGCCGCTGGCGGTGTTCCTGGTGACCGGGCGGCCGCTGGCCTGGGACGTGCCGGCGCTGGCCGGCTTCAACTTCTCTGGCGGCGTGACGATCATCCCCGAGCTGATGGCGCTGTGGCTGGCGCTGTCGATCTACACCGCCTCCTTCATCGCCGAGATCGTGCGCTCGGGCATCCAGTCGGTGCCGAGCGGGCAGGTCGAGGCCGCCCGGGCGATCAGCCTTCCCGGCAACATCACCCTGCGCAAGATCGTGATTCCCCAGGCGATGCGGGTCATCGTGCCCCAGCTCACCAGCCAGTACCTGAACCTGATCAAGAACTCCTCGCTGGCCACGGCCATCGGCTACCCGGACCTGGTGGCGGTGTTCGCCGGCACCACCCTCAACCAGACCGGCCAGGCCATCGAGATCATCGCCATGACCATGGCGGTCTACCTGCTGATCAGCCTGGTGGTGTCGGCGCTGATGAACCTCTACAACGCCCGCACCCTGATGAAGGAGCGCTGA
- a CDS encoding NnrS family protein, translated as MMAPRSLTTRLPVAGLAFRPFFLLAALFGIVALMAWLAFWQGDVLLRPWGGMLWWHQHEMLFGFGAAVIAGFLLTAAQNWTGRPAPTGLPLLGLVALWAVARGLLAFPIGLPGWGVMLIDVGFLVAVAGVMARMVIAAGRWRNLVFLPLLGLLAVANLAMHLGAWWGDGELARAGARLAVLLIAAVMVVLGGRVIPLFTANRLGGPRPQSRRWLEGATLGSMAAVLGAQLAVLPGMAPPEGVMAGALALAALANALRLARWGGLRTWREPLLWGLHVSYAALPLGLGMWALAALGAFRVELAVHTLTVGAMGTMMLAMMARVSLGHTGRPIVTLPGMGVALGLLAVAGLLRGPLLAALPGITHLTYSLTIILWCLAYAIFLLHYAVPLSSARSDGKAG; from the coding sequence ATGATGGCTCCTCGTTCCCTCACGACACGCCTGCCGGTGGCGGGCCTGGCCTTTCGCCCCTTCTTCCTGCTGGCCGCCCTGTTCGGCATCGTCGCGCTGATGGCGTGGCTGGCCTTCTGGCAGGGCGACGTCCTGCTGCGGCCTTGGGGCGGCATGCTGTGGTGGCATCAGCACGAGATGCTGTTTGGCTTCGGTGCTGCCGTCATCGCCGGTTTTCTGCTCACCGCGGCGCAGAACTGGACCGGCCGTCCCGCCCCGACCGGCCTGCCGCTGCTGGGCCTGGTGGCGCTGTGGGCCGTGGCCCGCGGACTGCTGGCCTTCCCCATCGGTCTGCCGGGGTGGGGCGTGATGCTGATCGATGTGGGGTTCCTGGTCGCGGTGGCGGGCGTGATGGCGCGGATGGTCATCGCCGCCGGGCGCTGGCGGAATCTGGTCTTCCTGCCGCTGCTGGGGCTTCTGGCCGTGGCCAACCTGGCCATGCACCTGGGAGCCTGGTGGGGAGATGGCGAGCTGGCACGGGCGGGGGCTCGCCTGGCGGTGCTGCTGATCGCTGCCGTGATGGTGGTGCTGGGCGGCCGAGTGATACCGCTGTTCACCGCCAATCGCCTGGGCGGCCCCCGGCCCCAGTCCCGGCGCTGGCTGGAGGGGGCGACCCTGGGCAGCATGGCGGCGGTGCTGGGGGCCCAGCTCGCCGTCCTGCCGGGGATGGCGCCGCCCGAGGGCGTGATGGCGGGGGCGCTGGCCCTGGCGGCCCTGGCCAATGCGCTGCGGCTGGCGCGCTGGGGCGGGCTGCGTACGTGGCGAGAGCCGCTGCTCTGGGGGCTTCATGTCAGCTATGCCGCCCTCCCGCTGGGCCTGGGCATGTGGGCGCTGGCGGCGCTCGGCGCCTTTCGCGTCGAGCTGGCGGTGCACACGCTGACCGTCGGGGCCATGGGGACCATGATGCTGGCGATGATGGCGCGGGTCTCGCTGGGGCACACCGGCCGCCCCATCGTGACGCTGCCGGGCATGGGGGTGGCGCTGGGCCTGCTGGCCGTGGCCGGCCTGCTGCGTGGCCCCTTGCTGGCCGCGTTGCCGGGTATCACGCATCTGACCTACAGCCTGACCATCATCCTGTGGTGCCTGGCCTATGCGATCTTCCTGCTGCACTACGCGGTCCCGCTGAGCTCGGCGCGCAGCGACGGAAAGGCAGGCTAG
- the narL gene encoding two-component system response regulator NarL, whose translation MSTAILIVDDHPLFRRGVRQLLEMDPELAIAGEAADGEAAIEAAGRLSPTLILMDLNMARRDGLDALRALREYGVEARIVMLTVSDAEEDVVAALRAGADGYLLKDMEPEDLLAAIKEAAEGRMAVSPRLAGLLAKALSGPRPEPGENLLDSLTAREGEILAALAEGLSNKLIARRLAISEGTVKVHVKHLLKKLGLRSRVEAAVWAVQMGVEK comes from the coding sequence ATGAGTACCGCGATCCTGATCGTCGACGACCATCCGCTGTTCCGTCGGGGGGTGCGCCAGCTGCTGGAGATGGATCCCGAACTGGCGATCGCCGGAGAGGCCGCCGACGGGGAAGCCGCCATCGAGGCCGCGGGCCGCCTGTCCCCGACGCTGATCCTGATGGACCTGAACATGGCGCGGCGGGATGGCCTCGACGCCCTGCGCGCGCTGCGCGAGTACGGCGTCGAGGCTCGCATCGTCATGCTCACGGTCTCCGATGCCGAGGAGGACGTGGTCGCTGCCCTGCGCGCCGGCGCCGACGGCTATCTGCTCAAGGACATGGAACCCGAAGACCTGCTGGCGGCGATCAAGGAGGCCGCTGAGGGGCGCATGGCGGTCAGCCCACGCCTCGCCGGCCTGCTGGCGAAAGCACTGAGCGGCCCTCGCCCGGAACCGGGCGAGAACCTGCTGGACTCGTTGACCGCCCGTGAAGGCGAGATCCTGGCCGCCCTGGCGGAAGGCCTGAGCAACAAGCTGATCGCCCGTCGACTGGCGATCAGCGAGGGCACGGTCAAGGTCCACGTCAAGCACCTGCTCAAGAAGCTGGGGCTGCGCTCACGGGTCGAGGCGGCGGTGTGGGCCGTGCAGATGGGGGTCGAGAAGTAG
- a CDS encoding amino acid ABC transporter ATP-binding protein, translating into MATTNTASAPADEPMISVEGLNKWYGDFHVLRDIDLRVAKGERIVICGPSGSGKSTLIRCLNHLEEHQQGRIVVDGVTMTQDVKRIEQIRRNVGMVFQHFNLFPHLSVLDNCCISQTWVQKKPRAEAEKTAMEFLERVRIADQAHKYPGQLSGGQQQRVAIARALCMRPEVMLFDEPTSALDPEMIKEVLDVMVELAQDGMTMLCVTHEMGFAKTVADRVIFMDQGQIIEQAPPETFFNHPESDRTKLFLSQILGH; encoded by the coding sequence ATGGCGACCACCAACACGGCCAGCGCCCCCGCCGACGAGCCGATGATCTCGGTCGAGGGGCTCAACAAGTGGTACGGCGACTTCCACGTCCTGCGCGACATCGACCTGAGGGTGGCGAAGGGCGAACGCATCGTCATCTGCGGCCCTTCGGGGTCGGGCAAGTCGACCCTGATCCGCTGCCTCAACCACCTCGAGGAGCATCAGCAGGGCCGCATCGTCGTCGACGGCGTGACCATGACCCAGGACGTGAAGCGCATCGAGCAGATCCGACGCAACGTCGGCATGGTCTTCCAGCACTTCAACCTGTTCCCGCATCTGTCGGTGCTCGACAACTGCTGCATCTCCCAGACCTGGGTGCAGAAGAAGCCCCGGGCCGAGGCGGAGAAGACCGCCATGGAGTTCCTCGAGCGAGTGCGCATCGCCGACCAGGCGCACAAGTATCCCGGCCAGCTCTCCGGCGGCCAGCAGCAGCGCGTGGCCATCGCCCGGGCGCTGTGCATGCGCCCCGAGGTGATGCTGTTCGACGAGCCCACGTCGGCGCTGGACCCGGAGATGATCAAGGAGGTGCTCGACGTCATGGTCGAGCTGGCCCAGGACGGCATGACCATGCTCTGCGTGACCCACGAGATGGGCTTCGCCAAGACCGTGGCGGACCGCGTCATCTTCATGGACCAGGGCCAGATTATCGAGCAGGCCCCGCCGGAGACCTTCTTCAATCACCCGGAATCGGACCGAACGAAGCTGTTCTTGAGCCAGATACTCGGCCACTGA
- the hmpA gene encoding NO-inducible flavohemoprotein, whose product MLTQAQESLIAATAPVVAEHLDAITQRFYPLMFERYPEVAPLFNQTHQANGGQPRALAAAVLAYVQLRQDPERVHEVLATVVSKHVSLDIRPEQYPIVGECLMAAIGEVLGDAVTPEIADAWGALYEELAGLLIELEEKRYWTFEQRPGGWRGPREFRIAETRQESSVIRSFVLEPTDGGPVAEHLPGQYIGVRLTIDGQPVHRHYSLSALPNGRSVRISVKREDGGVASRHLHDAMAVGDTLELLPPAGELTLMAGDEPLLLASGGVGQTPMLPIARQALAEGRRVVYLHAAQDAEQRAFADELAALADEHPERLTAVSVQESGDGADHLGRVDRDLLARYLPEGARCYFVGPQGFMSAVDRSLKALGIPDERRHYEHFGPARPLDAA is encoded by the coding sequence ATGCTGACTCAAGCCCAGGAAAGCCTGATCGCCGCCACCGCCCCGGTGGTCGCCGAGCATCTCGATGCCATCACCCAGCGCTTCTATCCGCTGATGTTCGAGCGTTACCCCGAGGTCGCGCCGCTGTTCAACCAGACCCACCAGGCCAACGGCGGACAGCCGCGGGCGCTGGCCGCGGCGGTGCTCGCCTACGTGCAGCTGCGCCAGGACCCCGAACGGGTGCACGAGGTGCTGGCCACGGTGGTCAGCAAGCACGTGTCGCTGGACATCCGCCCCGAGCAGTACCCGATCGTCGGCGAGTGCCTGATGGCCGCCATCGGCGAGGTGCTGGGCGATGCCGTGACGCCGGAGATCGCCGACGCCTGGGGCGCGCTCTACGAGGAGCTCGCCGGCCTGCTGATCGAGCTCGAGGAAAAGCGCTACTGGACCTTCGAACAGCGGCCCGGCGGCTGGCGTGGCCCGCGCGAGTTCCGCATCGCCGAGACCCGCCAGGAAAGCTCGGTGATCCGCTCCTTCGTGCTGGAACCCACCGACGGTGGCCCCGTGGCCGAGCATCTCCCCGGCCAGTACATCGGCGTGCGCCTGACCATCGACGGCCAGCCGGTCCATCGCCACTACAGCCTCTCGGCGCTGCCCAACGGCCGCAGCGTTCGCATCTCGGTGAAACGCGAGGACGGCGGCGTAGCCAGCCGGCACCTGCACGATGCCATGGCCGTGGGCGACACCCTGGAGCTGCTGCCGCCCGCCGGCGAGCTGACCCTGATGGCCGGCGACGAGCCCCTGCTGCTCGCCAGCGGCGGCGTCGGCCAGACGCCGATGCTGCCGATCGCCCGCCAGGCCCTGGCCGAGGGCCGCCGGGTGGTCTACCTGCACGCCGCCCAGGACGCCGAGCAGCGCGCCTTCGCCGACGAGCTCGCGGCCCTGGCCGACGAGCATCCCGAGCGGCTGACCGCGGTCAGCGTTCAGGAAAGCGGCGACGGCGCCGATCACCTCGGCCGCGTGGACCGCGACCTGCTGGCCCGCTACCTGCCCGAAGGCGCGCGCTGCTACTTCGTCGGCCCCCAGGGGTTCATGTCCGCCGTGGACCGCAGCCTGAAGGCGCTGGGCATTCCCGACGAGCGTCGCCACTACGAACACTTCGGCCCGGCGCGTCCCCTCGACGCCGCCTGA
- a CDS encoding SirB2 family protein, producing MEHYLLIKHLHMSIAGFSLALFMLRAWWSVRGSPRPARRWVRGLPHLVDSALLGLGVWMMVGLSLWPHQQPWLAAKLLGLLVYIGLGSVAIKRGRTPVIRGLAAGAALLAFAFVVGAAIRHSPWSWLA from the coding sequence ATGGAACACTATCTGCTGATCAAGCATCTTCACATGAGCATCGCCGGGTTCAGCCTGGCCTTGTTCATGCTCCGGGCCTGGTGGTCGGTGCGTGGGTCGCCCAGGCCGGCGCGTCGCTGGGTTCGCGGGCTGCCGCACCTGGTCGACAGCGCCCTGCTGGGGTTGGGTGTCTGGATGATGGTGGGGCTCTCGCTATGGCCACACCAGCAGCCGTGGCTCGCGGCCAAGCTGTTGGGGCTGCTGGTCTACATCGGGCTCGGGAGCGTGGCCATCAAGCGCGGGCGCACGCCGGTGATCCGCGGGCTGGCGGCCGGCGCCGCTCTGCTGGCCTTCGCCTTCGTGGTCGGGGCGGCCATCCGCCATAGTCCCTGGTCCTGGCTGGCCTGA
- a CDS encoding histidine kinase: MPRSLSFRAGLAMAGIVLLALTSMLGSIIIAENARGDAAAINQAGALRMQAYRLLSTTQRADADSEARRAQIAELERSLASPAITGRLADDPRHPLNRQYRTVIAQWHDRLRPRMQAAGVPATLPVGDFVDQVDRLVDQLQREAESRIQLMRLFQGVILFLTLGLVFLAMYKLTTDVMPPLRDLLRVVDRSRRGDFSGRTRYAADDELGLLSRTINQMNDSLSRIYGQLEARVEAKTAELERSNETLEVLYQAARQLNGAPIGDASYRRVLEDLAAVTGLGPVTLCLSQSDAERAYLRLSTRPDDCPDFCRAPACQPCLDGNGDTPWVYRVAVNEAGRNYGVLLLEYSPESPPRRWQCDLVETIAGLIATSLSLSQGYAEQRRLALMDERAVIARELHDSLAQSLSYLKIQVSRLQAQARAGGAHADTEAIVDELREGLNAAYRQLRELLNTFRLKMSDAGLEAALEETVREFVRRGELSLRLDYCLDHCPLSPNEEVHTLQIVREALSNVVHHARAKRCEVSLSTDEAGRVAVSIRDDGVGLGGTSNQPEHYGTIIMHERAASLSGRLELHEPAEGGTEVRLHFTPQLHRETTATSLPGDTP, from the coding sequence ATGCCCCGTTCCCTGTCCTTCCGCGCCGGCCTGGCGATGGCCGGCATCGTGCTGCTGGCGCTGACCAGCATGCTCGGCTCGATCATCATCGCCGAGAACGCCCGTGGCGACGCGGCCGCCATCAACCAGGCCGGCGCCCTGCGCATGCAGGCCTATCGTCTGCTGAGCACCACCCAACGGGCCGATGCCGACAGCGAGGCTCGCCGGGCGCAGATCGCCGAACTCGAGCGCAGCCTCGCCTCGCCGGCGATCACCGGACGCCTGGCGGACGATCCACGGCATCCGCTGAACCGCCAGTACCGCACCGTCATCGCGCAATGGCACGACCGGCTGCGGCCGCGGATGCAAGCGGCGGGCGTTCCGGCCACGCTACCGGTCGGCGACTTCGTCGACCAGGTGGACCGCCTGGTCGACCAGCTCCAGCGCGAGGCCGAGTCGCGAATCCAGCTGATGCGCCTGTTCCAGGGGGTCATCCTGTTCCTGACCCTGGGCCTGGTGTTCCTGGCCATGTACAAGCTGACCACCGATGTCATGCCGCCGCTGCGTGACCTGCTCAGGGTCGTCGATCGCTCACGGCGCGGCGACTTCAGCGGCCGCACCCGCTACGCGGCCGACGACGAACTGGGCCTTCTGTCGCGCACCATCAACCAGATGAACGACAGCCTGTCCCGGATCTACGGTCAGCTCGAGGCGCGCGTCGAGGCCAAGACCGCCGAGCTCGAGCGCAGCAACGAGACGCTCGAGGTGCTCTACCAGGCCGCGCGCCAGCTCAACGGCGCCCCCATCGGCGATGCCAGCTACCGCCGGGTGCTCGAAGACCTCGCCGCCGTCACCGGTCTGGGCCCCGTCACCCTGTGCCTGAGCCAGAGCGATGCCGAGCGCGCCTACCTGCGGCTCTCCACCCGACCCGACGACTGCCCCGACTTCTGTCGCGCGCCGGCCTGCCAGCCCTGTCTCGACGGCAACGGGGACACCCCCTGGGTGTATCGGGTCGCGGTGAACGAGGCGGGGCGGAACTACGGGGTATTGCTGCTCGAATATTCGCCCGAGTCGCCGCCTCGGCGCTGGCAATGCGACCTGGTCGAAACCATCGCCGGTCTGATCGCCACCTCGCTATCGCTCTCCCAGGGCTACGCCGAGCAGCGCCGGCTGGCGCTGATGGACGAACGCGCGGTGATCGCTCGAGAACTGCACGACTCGCTGGCCCAGTCGCTCTCCTACCTGAAGATCCAGGTCTCCCGCCTGCAGGCCCAGGCCCGGGCCGGCGGGGCCCATGCCGACACCGAGGCGATCGTCGATGAACTGCGCGAAGGCCTCAACGCCGCCTACCGTCAGCTCCGCGAGCTGCTCAACACCTTCCGCCTGAAGATGTCTGACGCCGGGCTGGAGGCTGCCCTCGAGGAGACGGTGCGCGAATTCGTCCGTCGCGGTGAGCTGTCCCTTCGCCTCGACTACTGCCTCGATCACTGCCCACTGTCACCCAATGAGGAGGTGCATACCCTGCAGATCGTTCGCGAGGCGCTGTCCAACGTCGTCCATCACGCCCGGGCGAAGCGCTGCGAGGTCAGCCTGAGCACCGACGAGGCGGGCCGCGTGGCGGTCAGCATCCGCGACGACGGCGTCGGTCTGGGGGGCACATCGAACCAGCCGGAACACTACGGGACCATCATCATGCACGAACGCGCCGCCAGCCTGAGCGGTCGCCTCGAGCTGCACGAGCCGGCCGAAGGGGGCACCGAGGTCAGGCTGCACTTCACGCCTCAGCTCCACCGAGAGACGACGGCCACCTCATTGCCGGGAGACACGCCATGA
- a CDS encoding globin, with product MDIVRVFDASYARALAHEVEGQGFFDAFYRRFLEGSTEVAEKFRGIDMDRQQAMLKKSFYHLISLYAASHDGDYLARVAIRHNRAHLDIRPALYDRWLEAMMATLREYDPECGDEEELAWRLVMAPGIAYMKFHYDREAPVGDRDAEDDAFDG from the coding sequence ATGGATATCGTCAGGGTCTTCGATGCCAGCTATGCACGAGCCCTGGCCCATGAGGTCGAGGGTCAGGGGTTCTTCGATGCCTTCTACCGACGCTTCCTGGAGGGGTCGACGGAGGTGGCCGAGAAGTTCCGCGGCATCGACATGGATCGCCAGCAGGCGATGCTCAAGAAATCCTTCTATCACCTGATCAGCCTCTACGCGGCCAGCCATGACGGCGACTACCTGGCGCGGGTGGCGATTCGCCACAACCGCGCGCATCTGGACATCCGTCCGGCGCTCTATGATCGCTGGCTGGAGGCAATGATGGCGACGCTGCGCGAGTACGATCCCGAGTGCGGCGACGAGGAGGAGCTGGCCTGGCGGCTGGTGATGGCCCCGGGGATCGCCTACATGAAGTTCCACTACGACCGTGAGGCACCAGTGGGCGATAGGGACGCCGAGGACGACGCATTCGACGGATAA